ttactattagaaaaatatgaggaatttgaatatgaaataattttttTCTTTCATTTATCATTATTATAATAAaattaatatatgcattattcagataatatggccaaataatgtGGGAAATTTGGATACGACATAATTAATATGTGTGGAATCTGTAAAACGCAATTAGAAAAATATGAGAAATTTGAATAACAAAAGAAAGATTCGATTATTGAAACGATTCATAGTTCATACAAATACAGAAGACACACCATACCACACACCACACCACCATCTACTCATCATCTTTAAATATTGAGGCGATCAACATGGCTATTGTAGCTAACTAGTCTCCAATGCCTCCTAGCCATCTCAATCCCAGGCGAGCGTCTAGAGCGGCATAGTGCACTTTCTTGTAGCTCAATGGAACATTGACCCATCcaaaaattatttcatattcctTTTCTTctgcggcgtccttcttcttgtacttcttcctcttcttcttctcaagGTTTGCTCCAATGATAGAGTTTGTTAGACCATAAAGACTCGTAGTGGGTTTCTTGGTGGGGTTTGGGAGTATCTTCTGGAGGTCGAACGTAGAAATAATATTAATACCGTAGGAACTCAGCATTTTCACATCTTTGTGGATAACCGCACCGCAGAATCTAATGTTTTTGTCCTGCATGAACTTCTTGAGAACTTGTGGCACTTCATCAGCCCTAAAAATTTGGAATACCAAAGTCTCGGTCGCCATCGAGAGTGGAAGGACGGCGACGCGCTGATTACCCTCGCGAGGGTTGGTGAACTCGCAATCCAAGCCGGCACACTTGGTTGGTGCGGCGTCGAGAAAGTCCCTCTTGACGGCGCGGATCCACTTCTCCACTCTTTATGCACGGAGAGCGATTGTGACCTTGAAAGACATCCCTTCAGCCATGAGGTGTTATATCTGAGATCGAGGAGCCGGGGCGCGTGCGAGGTGCTCCATTGAGGCCGGAACATCGACGGGGAGAGAGCTTTTGTGGGAGAGATGATggaaatgttggagatatgcccaagaggcaataataaatggttattatatatctttgtgtttatgataatgttcacatatcatgctataaattgtattaaccgaaacattgatacatgtgtgttatgtaaacaacaaggagtccctattaagcctcttgtataactagcttgttgattaatagatggtcatggtttcgtgatcataaacattggatgttattaataacaaggttatgtcattaatgaatgatgtaatggacacacccaattaagcgtagcataagatcacgtcattaagttatttgctataagcttttcgatacatagttacctagtcctttcgaccatgagatcatgtaaatcacttataccggaaaggtactttgattacatcaaacgccactgcgtaaatgggtggttataaaggtgggattaagtatccggaaagtatgagttgaggcatatggatcaacagtgggatttgtccatcccgatgacggatagatatactctgggccctctcggtgcaatgtcgtctaaatagcttgcaagcatatgaatggttcataagagaccacataccacggtacgagtaaagagtacttgtcaggagacgaggttgaacaaggtatagagataccgatgatcaaacctcggacaagtaaaatatcgcgtgacaaagggaattgatatcgtatgtgaatggttcattcgatcactaagtcatcgttgaatatgtgtgagccattatggatctccagatcccgctattggttattggtcggagagaggtctcaaccatgtctacatagttcgcgaaccgtagggtgacacacttaaggtttgatgtcgtttaagtagatatggaataaggaatggagttcgaagttttgttcggagtctcggatgggatccaggacatcacgaggaggtccggaatggtccggagaataagattcatatataggaagtcatattccaagtttgaaaatgatccggtgcatttatagcaggttctagaaagttctagaaaagtccggaagaaatcaccatgaaagtggagtcccggagggactccaccttgtatgaccagccaaaccctaaagggtggagtcccaggtgtactccgccataggtggccggccaccccacctaaaggaaaggtgggagtcccaccttgggtaggactccctccttgagtaggtttcccacctatgggaggttttgttgttggggtcttattcgaagacttggactacaactcttagagatttccacctatataatgaggagaagagggaggagggcagccactcttggtcgcaccacctagggctgcccatggccggcgccctaccccctctctccccaaaccctagctcccctcctccacatactactcccgcagcgcataggcgaagccctgccggagttctccaccaccaccgccaccacgccgtcgtgctgccgggattccgaggaggatctactacttccgctgcccgctggaacagggagaaggacgtcgtcttcatcaacaccggacgtgtgaccgagtacggaggtgctgcccgattgtggcaccgtcaagatcttctacgcgcttttgaaagcggcaagtgatcgtctaccgcagcaacgagagcctcctcttgtaggctttggaaatgttcaagggttagtctcgttcatcccctcgttgctcccgtcttctagattgcatcttggcttggattgcattctcgcggtaggaaatttttggttttctatgctacgaatcccttcagtggtatcagagccgtgtctatgcatagatggttgcacgagtagaacacaattgttttgtgggcgttgatgctttgttgtctttagttcaagtactttgcatctttgtggcatggtgggatgaagcggctcgggctaactttacatgaccgcgttcatgagacttgctccacgttcgacatgcaacttgtattgcataagtggctttgcaggtgtctatctctcccaccatagtgaagattcaatttactctttctattgacaacactagtatcaccattgtggttcatgttcgtaggtagattggatctcactcgaaaaccctaaaccacgtaaaatatgcaaaccaaattagagacgtctaacttgtttttgcagggtttggtgatgtgatatggccatgatgtgatgattaatatgtatgagatgatcattattgtattgtggcaaccgacaggagccttatggttgtctttaaatttcatgttgagtagtatttcaaagtagttgtaatagttgctacatgaggtgaacaaccatgaagacggcgccatggaccttgacgctacgccgacgatgatggagatcatgcccgttgatgatggagatcatgtccgtgctttggagatgaagatcgaaggcgcaaagactaaagggccatatcatatcacatatgaattgcatgtgatgttaatcctttatgcatcttattttgcttagaacgcgacggtagcattataagatgatccctcacattaatatcaagataataaagtgttctcccctcgtatgcactgatacgtctccgacgtatcgataatttcttatgttccatgccacattattgatgatatctacatgttttatgcatactttatgtcattattatgcgttttccggaactaacctattgacgagatgccgaagggtcagttgctgttttctgctgtttttggttccagaaatcctagtaaggaaatattctcggaatcggacgaaatcaacgcccagcatcctatttttccacgaagcttccagaacacccgagagaggccagagggggccactgggcccccagatgacaggacggcgcggccctaggggggcgcccccctagcgtgtcgtcgcctcgtcgaccctccgactccgcctcttcgcctatataaaggtccctgacctaaaaacctcgacacgttcgacgaaaccagagaaaaccttccagagccgccgccatcgcgaagccaagatctgggggacaggagtctctgttccggcacgccgccgggacggggaagtgcccccggaaggcttctccatcaacaccaccgccatcttcatcaacgctgctgtctcccatgaggagggagtagttctccattgaggctcggggctgtaccggtagctatgtggttcatctctctcctatgtacttcaatacaataatctcatgagctgccttacatgattgagattcatatgatgatgcttgtaatctagatgtcattatgctagtcaagtggattttacttatgtgatctccggagattccttgtcccacgtgtgtaaaggtgacagtgtgtgcatcgtgtgggtctcttaggctatatttcacagaatacttattcactgttatgaatagcatagtgaagtgcttatttatatccctttatgattgcaatgtgttttgtatcacaatatatctgtgtgctactctagtgatgttattaaagtagtttattcctcctgcacggtgtaatggtgacagtgtgtgcatcgtgtagtacttggcgtgggctatgattgtgatctcttgtagattatgaagttaactattgctatgatagtgttgatgtgatctattcctcctttcgtagcgtgaaggtgacagtgtgcatgctatgttagtacttggtttggttatgttgatctgtcatgcactctaaggttatttaaatatgaacattgaatattgtggagcttgttaactccggcattgagggttcgtgtaatcctacacagttagtggtgttcatcatccaacaagagggtgtagagtctagcatctatctatttattctgttatgtgatcaatgttgagagtgtccactagtgaaagtatgatccctaggccttgttcctaaataatgctatcgctgtttgtttactgttttactgcatctatacttcctgcaatattaccaccatcaaccacacaccagtcctggacagcaaagcacttttctggtgccgttgctactgctcgcatttattcataccacctgtatttcactatctcttcgccgaactagtgcacctattaggtgtgttggggacacaagagacttcttgctttgtggttgcagggttgcatgagagggatatctttgacctcttcctccctgagtttgataaaccttgggtgatccacttaagggaaacttgctgctgttctacaaacctctgctcttggaggcccaacactgtctacaagaatagaagcacccgtagacatcatgcaccgttgcacagttcgtcgtttcgaagcatctcgtgatgatcggatgtgatagactcaatgttcacatacaacgggtgtaagccatgttgcacacgcggaatacttggtttgcttgacgagcctagcatgtacagacatggcctcgggacaatggaaaccgaaaggttgaacacgagtcatatggatgatatgatcaacatgttgatgtttactattgaagctacatcatctcacgtgatgattggttttggtgtagtggatttggatcgtgtaccacttaacaactatgagggatgttgtattaagtgggagttcattagtaattagattaaaacatgaactaattatcataaacatagtctgagtagtattttgaattaattttgtagtattggcatccgttttctaccatgcgctagtcttgtaattgagatagaaatactgttaagtctgacaagaaactttacggactggtaccgtattgttaaagaatcaagaaatgattaagtcctattgcaaacttttagtaaacctcacattgttgattcaaagagttgtggtttcaattagtacctaaagttatcttgtctccatgaaacttgaagttcaaatctgtttgaaaaagtaaggagctgaaaatttagttttccgaaataagcaaggtatgagatatatgtgatatctaagaccttattgcaagatgatagaatataatctagtgatactacataaactcataagttttatgggaatgtatgaaggttgaagatgccaggcatcacaatcctccaactattggggcactaacaatattcgcatatccatgaagtgatcgtccttagtatgcaccgttgctaagaatcgtcgtttcgaagcatcacgtgatgatcgggtgtgatagattctacgtgtgcatacaacggatgcaagccagatttgcacatgcgaatactaaggttaaaaatttacgagcctagcatgtacagacatggtctcggaaagtcgtcatgatatgatggataaaattatgagtgaaattgttcatcatattacaaagtga
This Lolium perenne isolate Kyuss_39 chromosome 1, Kyuss_2.0, whole genome shotgun sequence DNA region includes the following protein-coding sequences:
- the LOC127329130 gene encoding uncharacterized protein — translated: MATETLVFQIFRADEVPQVLKKFMQDKNIRFCGAVIHKDVKMLSSYGINIISTFDLQKILPNPTKKPTTSLYGLTNSIIGANLEKKKRKKYKKKDAAEEKEYEIIFGWVNVPLSYKKVHYAALDARLGLRWLGGIGD